A DNA window from Chelativorans sp. AA-79 contains the following coding sequences:
- a CDS encoding sugar ABC transporter substrate-binding protein codes for MKMKAFVLGLGSASLLAFAANAETLTIATVNNGDMIRMQRLADDFTSKNPDIELQWVTLEENVLRERVTTDIATKGGQYDVMTIGTYEVPIWAKQDWLLPLDNLGDDYDVDDLLPAIRSGLSVDETLYAAPFYGESSFIMYRKDLMEEAGLTMPEAPTWDFVADAARKMTDRDAEINGICLRGKAGWGENMAFLTAMSNSFGARWFDENWQPQFDQPEWKETLQFYVDLMKDAGPSGASSNGFNENLALFQQGKCGMWIDATVAASFVSDPEDSTVADQVGYALAPDKGLGKRANWLWAWSLAVPAGTQKAEAAQKFISWATSKDYIELVASEEGWANVPPGTRTSLYGNPEYQEAAPFADLTLKSINAADPTNPTVEPVPYVGVQFVAIPEFQGLGTTVGQLFSAALAGQMSVDDALAQAQNVSEREMKRAGYIK; via the coding sequence ATGAAAATGAAAGCCTTCGTGCTCGGGCTGGGTTCAGCCAGTCTTCTGGCCTTCGCCGCCAATGCCGAAACGCTGACGATCGCTACCGTCAACAATGGCGACATGATCCGCATGCAGAGGCTCGCGGACGATTTCACGTCCAAGAACCCCGATATCGAACTCCAGTGGGTGACGCTGGAGGAGAACGTGCTGCGCGAGCGCGTCACGACCGACATCGCCACCAAGGGCGGGCAATACGACGTGATGACCATCGGCACCTACGAGGTGCCGATCTGGGCGAAGCAGGACTGGCTGCTGCCGCTCGACAATCTCGGTGACGATTACGACGTGGACGACCTGCTGCCGGCCATCCGTAGCGGCCTTTCGGTTGACGAAACGCTCTACGCCGCCCCGTTCTACGGCGAGAGCTCCTTCATCATGTACCGGAAGGACCTGATGGAGGAGGCGGGCCTGACCATGCCTGAGGCGCCGACCTGGGACTTCGTGGCCGACGCCGCGCGCAAGATGACGGACCGGGATGCCGAGATCAACGGCATCTGCCTGCGCGGCAAGGCGGGCTGGGGCGAGAACATGGCCTTTCTCACCGCCATGTCCAACAGCTTCGGCGCGCGCTGGTTCGACGAGAACTGGCAGCCGCAGTTCGACCAGCCGGAATGGAAGGAAACGCTGCAATTCTACGTGGACCTGATGAAGGACGCCGGGCCGTCCGGCGCCTCCTCCAACGGCTTCAACGAGAACCTGGCGCTGTTCCAGCAGGGCAAGTGCGGCATGTGGATCGACGCCACCGTGGCCGCTTCCTTCGTCTCGGATCCCGAGGACAGCACCGTGGCCGACCAGGTGGGCTATGCGCTTGCGCCGGACAAGGGGCTCGGCAAGCGCGCGAACTGGCTGTGGGCGTGGTCGCTCGCCGTACCGGCCGGTACGCAGAAGGCCGAGGCTGCGCAGAAGTTCATCTCCTGGGCGACGAGCAAGGATTATATCGAGCTCGTGGCCTCCGAGGAGGGTTGGGCGAACGTGCCTCCCGGCACGCGCACTTCGCTCTACGGGAACCCGGAATATCAGGAGGCCGCGCCCTTTGCGGACCTGACGCTCAAGTCCATCAACGCGGCCGATCCCACCAATCCGACGGTGGAGCCGGTGCCCTATGTGGGTGTTCAGTTCGTTGCGATCCCGGAGTTCCAGGGGCTCGGCACCACGGTGGGCCAGCTCTTCTCCGCAGCGCTTGCCGGCCAGATGTCGGTCGACGACGCGCTTGCCCAGGCGCAGAACGTGTCCGAACGTGAGATGAAGCGCGCCGGCTACATCAAGTAG
- a CDS encoding carbohydrate ABC transporter permease: MARAVSTRRKTIATIAAWLVAVVIFFPILYTVITSFKTEAEAISGISLIPSGTFENYVEVQTQRDYFKPFMNSVVISVGSTVIALLIGIPAAWSMAFSPTKRTKDVLMWMLSTKMMPAVGVLVPLYLMFRDFGLLDTRIGLTAVFTLVNLPIVVWMLYTYFREIPGEILEAARMDGASLVGEIVYVLTPMAVPGIASTLLLNIILAWNESFWSIRLSAANAAPLTAFIASFSSPQGLFWAKLSAASTLAIAPILIMGWFSQRQLVRGLTFGAVK; encoded by the coding sequence ATGGCGCGCGCCGTTTCCACCCGCCGGAAGACCATCGCCACGATCGCGGCCTGGCTGGTCGCCGTCGTGATCTTCTTCCCGATTCTCTACACGGTGATCACCAGCTTCAAGACGGAAGCCGAGGCCATCTCCGGCATCAGCCTCATCCCGTCCGGCACGTTCGAGAACTATGTCGAGGTGCAGACGCAGCGGGATTATTTCAAGCCGTTCATGAACTCGGTGGTGATCTCCGTCGGCTCGACGGTGATCGCGCTCCTGATCGGCATTCCTGCCGCCTGGTCGATGGCCTTCTCGCCGACCAAGCGCACCAAGGACGTGCTCATGTGGATGCTCTCCACGAAGATGATGCCGGCTGTCGGCGTGCTCGTGCCGCTCTACCTCATGTTCCGCGATTTCGGCCTGCTCGACACGCGCATCGGACTGACGGCGGTCTTCACGCTCGTCAACCTGCCCATCGTGGTGTGGATGCTCTATACCTATTTCCGCGAGATTCCGGGTGAGATCCTGGAAGCTGCGCGGATGGACGGGGCGAGCCTTGTGGGCGAGATCGTCTACGTGCTGACGCCGATGGCCGTGCCGGGCATCGCGTCTACCCTGCTTCTGAACATCATTCTGGCCTGGAACGAATCCTTCTGGTCGATCCGCCTGTCCGCCGCGAACGCCGCGCCCCTTACAGCCTTCATCGCCTCTTTCTCGAGCCCGCAGGGGCTGTTCTGGGCCAAGCTTTCCGCCGCCTCGACGCTCGCCATCGCGCCCATCCTCATCATGGGCTGGTTCTCGCAACGGCAGCTCGTGCGCGGCCTCACCTTCGGGGCGGTGAAATGA
- a CDS encoding sugar ABC transporter permease — protein MATRQTRTLARAMMAPAVVLLLVWMVVPLSMTLWFSFQNYNLLNPITRGFAGFLNYEFFYTDPAFFQSIANTLIIVGGVLAITVVGGILLALLLDQPIFGQGIVRILVISPFFVMPPVAALVWKNMIMHPGYGVLADFARFLGVQPVDWFAQYPLFSIVIIVAWQWLPFATLILLTALQSLDEEQKEAAEMDGANFLNRFWYLTLPHLARAITVVILIQTIFLLGVYAEILVTTNGGPGYATTNLAFLIYRTALLSYDIGGASAGGVIAVVLANIVALFLMRAVGRNLDR, from the coding sequence ATGGCTACCCGACAGACACGCACGCTCGCCCGCGCCATGATGGCGCCTGCGGTCGTCCTGCTTCTCGTCTGGATGGTCGTGCCGCTGTCGATGACGCTGTGGTTCTCGTTCCAGAACTACAATCTGCTCAACCCGATCACCCGCGGCTTCGCCGGTTTCCTCAACTACGAGTTCTTCTACACCGATCCGGCCTTCTTCCAGTCGATCGCCAACACGCTGATCATCGTCGGCGGCGTGCTCGCCATCACGGTGGTCGGCGGCATCCTGCTTGCGCTTCTCCTCGACCAGCCGATCTTCGGCCAGGGCATCGTCCGCATCCTGGTGATCTCGCCCTTCTTCGTCATGCCGCCGGTCGCCGCGCTGGTGTGGAAGAACATGATCATGCATCCGGGCTACGGCGTTCTTGCCGATTTCGCGCGGTTCCTCGGGGTACAGCCTGTCGACTGGTTCGCGCAGTATCCGCTTTTCTCGATCGTCATCATCGTCGCCTGGCAGTGGCTGCCCTTCGCCACGCTGATCCTGCTCACCGCGTTGCAGTCGCTGGACGAGGAGCAGAAGGAGGCGGCGGAGATGGACGGCGCCAATTTCCTGAACCGTTTCTGGTATCTGACGCTGCCGCATCTGGCCCGAGCGATCACGGTCGTCATCCTCATCCAGACGATCTTCCTGCTCGGCGTCTATGCGGAAATCCTCGTCACCACCAATGGCGGGCCGGGCTACGCGACCACCAATCTGGCCTTCCTGATCTACCGCACGGCGCTTCTTTCCTACGATATCGGCGGCGCGTCGGCTGGTGGCGTCATCGCGGTGGTCCTGGCCAACATCGTGGCGCTGTTCCTCATGCGCGCCGTGGGCCGCAACCTGGACCGATAG